A window of Pan paniscus chromosome 10, NHGRI_mPanPan1-v2.0_pri, whole genome shotgun sequence contains these coding sequences:
- the LOC100975417 gene encoding heterogeneous nuclear ribonucleoprotein A/B-like, producing MSRRLAPTRTEAAPRASRRSDRSALERESKSKIAEDEQINASKNEEDAGKMLVGGLSWDTSKKDLKDYFPKFGEVIDCTIKMDPNIGRARGFGFILFKDATNVEKVLDQKEYRLDVRVIDPKKAMAMKQDPVKKIFVEGLNPEATEEKIREYFGEFGEIEAIEIPVDPKLNKRQGFVFITFKKEEPVKKVLEKKFHTISGSKREITVAQPKEVYWQQRYVSGDRGNHNRGNRGSGGGGGGGGQGSTNYSKSQ from the coding sequence ATGTCCAGACGCCTGGCGCCAACGAGAACCGAGGCCGCCCCGAGGGCGAGTCGTCGGAGCGACCGCAGCGCCCTCGAGCGGGAATCAAAATCAAAAATCGCCGAGGACGAACAGATCAACGCCAGCAAGAACGAGGAGGACGCAGGAAAAATGCTCGTTGGTGGCCTGAGCTGGGATACCagcaaaaaagatttaaaagactATTTCCCTAAATTTGGAGAGGTCATTGACTGTACAATAAAAATGGATCCCAACATTGGACGGGCAAGAGGGTTTGGGTTTATCCTGTTCAAAGATGCAACCAATGTGGAGAAGGTCCTAGACCAGAAGGAGTACAGGCTGGATGTCCGTGTCATTGACCCTAAAAAGGCCATGGCTATGAAGCAGGACCCGGTGAAGAAAATCTTCGTCGAGGGTCTGAATCCTGAAGCCACTGAGGAAAAGATCAGGGAGTACTTTGGCGAGTTTGGGGAGATCGAGGCCATTGAAATTCCAGTGGATCCAAAGTTGAACAAAAGACAAGGTTTTGTGTTTATcacctttaaaaaagaagaacCTGTGAAGAAAGTTCTGGAGAAAAAGTTCCATACTATCAGTGGAAGTAAGCGTGAGATCACGGTGGCCCAGCCCAAAGAAGTTTATTGGCAGCAGCGGTATGTTTCTGGGGACCGTGGAAACCACAACCGAGGGAACCGAGGCAGCGGAGGTGGTGGCGGAGGTGGAGGTCAGGGCAGTACAAACTACAGCAAGAGCCAGTGA